AAACGGAGATACTGTCAATCGCCGCCTCTCCTTATAACTATCGGATTAATTCCCGAATAATGGAAGCCTTTCCCTTGTTAAAGAGGGATATATTGCCTAGTATAGCCGGGTGATCGACCTTCATCTCCACTCAACTGCCTCCGACGGCCGGCTCTCACCCACGGATCTGATACGTAAAGGGGCAGAAGAGGCGGACTCGATCCTCGCCCTGACCGACCACGATACCCTTTCGGGATTGCAGGAATTTACCTTGGCCGCGGCGGAACTCGGCGTAACGGCCCTTACCGGAGTAGAACTATCCGCGGAGTTCAGCCATGGCGAACTTCATCTTCTGGGATACAACTTTGATCCGGCACGCCTTGAGGCCGTCGGGCTTCTGGCCCGTATCCGGGAAGCCCGGGAAGAACGTAACCGCAGAATCTTCAGAAGCATGACGGCGGATGCTCTGCCCGTGGACTACCATGAATGGAGAGAGGCAATCCCCGGCCCATCCCCGGGACGCCCCCATATTGCCGATTACTTTATTCAAAAAGGCATTGCGGGAAGCAGAAGAGAGGCCTTCGACCGTTTTCTTTCCGAGGGGCGGCCCTATTACCTTCCCAGAGAAAACCCTCCCCTCCATGAGTGTGTCAATGCCATTCGGTCGGCGGGGGGGATACCGGTGGTTGCCCATCCCTGGTCACTGAAAATCTCCTTTTCAACCCTTTTGGAGCTCATTCCCCAATGGAAGGAGATCGGCATAATGGGCATGGAAATTATCCATCCCTCCGTTAACCGCGACCAGAGCAGTCGCCTCGGCCTTCTTGCCCGGGATAACGGCCTCGTCTGTTCCGGGGGTTCGGATTTTCACGGAGTTCCGGAGGACCGGCGCTTTTTTGGAAAAACCTCCTGGGGTAAAAAAATCCCCCGGGACCTCTCCCTGCTGGTTCATCTTGGGCTCTGAGCGCCGGCTGCGAACTTGCGGTATGTGCCGCTATACCCTATTATAGTAGCATCTATGGTAGCACAACTTGGCCGCTGGTTTATCGGGAAACTTGAGGGTCTTGCCTACGCTGCGGGCTTTTTCTTCCTGGTAATCAAGGAGGCAGCACTCTTT
This window of the Marispirochaeta aestuarii genome carries:
- a CDS encoding PHP domain-containing protein — encoded protein: MIDLHLHSTASDGRLSPTDLIRKGAEEADSILALTDHDTLSGLQEFTLAAAELGVTALTGVELSAEFSHGELHLLGYNFDPARLEAVGLLARIREAREERNRRIFRSMTADALPVDYHEWREAIPGPSPGRPHIADYFIQKGIAGSRREAFDRFLSEGRPYYLPRENPPLHECVNAIRSAGGIPVVAHPWSLKISFSTLLELIPQWKEIGIMGMEIIHPSVNRDQSSRLGLLARDNGLVCSGGSDFHGVPEDRRFFGKTSWGKKIPRDLSLLVHLGL